The following are encoded together in the Plasmodium knowlesi strain H genome assembly, chromosome: 8 genome:
- a CDS encoding zinc finger protein, putative, whose amino-acid sequence MSVLSLFHIGSPFLRTNCVEEKEKYENFICSVCLDICHTPVVTACKHICCYKCLYYSLLHKRKCPICKQAIRNNELKKISGKRKREYEQLRIRCNLCSDELKIRNYEKHLKFCKYKRCKNYMLGCDYYDKRNKIKMHEEACEHRLIRCSSCYNLFYYKNRIFVLTLKEKYELNIRCTYTYYSFYYNLLMNTNFNFFNYNKYITNKHSSCDNYLSRKLSVLATFQRTLDRFVCKSSPGQRIPTVDGRNWVPTQNNSGAAIQCKNNIFNGAIRDDPTFSYRGRVIRSSVLEDERSENNCQSLLNFSPESARLTDDRSEPRHRTNRFDDIHTGESESESESENEEEGSNQSDNGGETDKLDEMRSTSQPSSRNYSKASRRAKRNNPSSGDNACSEEEYLNILPLRKNFCFKDKSSKDIIIIIKELFQFDHIDMTNLCVHDNENFFLCDKNCFRSTIKNLKSQLDQSLVLLYFCCCVGMPAMFTLGCMSYITTKGLFKFSFLLASTFISLSQRLFFKFFEG is encoded by the exons ATGAGCgtactttccctttttcacatTGGCTCCCCGTTTTTACGGACCAATTgcgtagaagaaaaagaaaaatacgaaa ATTTTATTTGTTCCGTGTGCCTAGATATATGTCATACTCCAGTGGTGACTGCGTGCAAACACATATG TTGCTACAAATGTTTGTACTATTCCCTCCTACACAAGAGAAAATGTCCCATTTGCAAACAGGCCATTAGAAATAATgagttgaagaaaatatcgG ggaagagaaaaagagagTATGAACAATTAAGAATAAGGTGTAACTTATGTAGCGATGAGctgaaaataagaaattacgaaaaacatttaaaattttgtaagtACAAAAGGTGCAAAAATTACATGTTAGGATGTGATTATTACgacaaaaggaacaaaataaaaatgcacgAAGAAGCATGTGAGCATAGATTAATACGATGTTCAAGTTGttacaatttattttattataaaaatCGCATTTTCGTTTTAACtctaaaggaaaaatatgaacttaACATcaggtgtacatatacatattattctttttactaCAACTTATTAATGAatacaaattttaattttttcaattacaATAAGTATATAACGAATAAGCATTCTTCTTGTGATAATTATTTATCAAGGAAGTTGTCTGTTTTGGCAACCTTTCAGCGTACCCTTGATCGTTTTGTGTGTAAATCATCTCCTGGACAGAGAATCCCAACGGTAGATGGAAGGAACTGGGTGCCCACTCAAAATAATAGTGGAGCGGCAATCCaatgcaaaaataatatCTTCAACGGGGCCATTAGGGATGATCCAACTTTTTCCTACAGGGGAAGAGTCATTCGTTCTTCTGTATTGGAAGACGAAAGAAGTGAAAATAATTGCCAGAGCTTGCTAAATTTCTCCCCTGAGTCCGCCAGGTTAACAGATGATAGATCCGAGCCACGACACAGAACGAACCGTTTTGATGATATCCACACGGGTGAAAGTGAAAGTGAAAGTGAAAGTGAGAACGAAGAGGAAGGATCTAACCAGAGTGACAACGGGGGGGAGACAGACAAATTGGACGAAATGAGGAGCACCAGCCAACCCAGTAGCAGGAACTACTCAAAAGCCAGCCGCCGCGCTAAGCGGAATAACCCATCCAGTGGTGACAACGCTTGTagtgaagaagaatatttGAACATACTGCCGCTGAGGAAAAATTTCTGTTTCAAGGATAAAAGCAGCAAGGATATCATAATCATAATAAAAGAGCTGTTTCAATTTGATCATATAGACATGACTAATTTATGTGTTCACGATaatgagaatttttttttatgcgataaaaattgttttagGAGTACCATTAAGAATCTTAAAAGCCAATTAGACCAGTCCCTTGTTctcttatatttttgttgttgcgTCGGTATGCCTGCCATGTTCACTCTTGGCTGTATGAGCTACATCACCACCAAGGGGCTATTTAAATTCTCCTTCTTGCTAGCCAGTACCTTCATCAGTTTGTCAcagcgccttttttttaagttttttgAGGGCTGA
- a CDS encoding U3 small nucleolar RNA-associated protein 13, putative codes for MSIVTNVDIEKKFFDFYEGDKNVFYSKEHDLYLSLCGDNIYCFKINEWGGKKYGSFKFYNTMHPTCVLESSVDIDEVKETYHKKYLNRHCISLFSSIRLMYYADGSVFLSTEDNKIHHYAVHLNDVAAKGDERHDNNGDACGEEEESGDRDDIYLYDEMEEENKGAYSYYYNWVHLKEKKIWKSQNLVVTCFGYSDQGGKQLLVGYINGLINVYNLKSYKLNYSYRIHNSRITNLRMYRNFIISSDVTKNVFIYDFAKGEKVAACDDHMSGVIDFLFLAVQGGAATKEGGNEEEPVVAEVDETNGEEVAVEECNDEGVDEDNCNEEEIEEEDCSPDGVAKADEKLIGFITVGNDKIMNVWDLSLLNAQDEEEFNALKDQYSNKKKKKKSRNSAVVSLSPIKQIYLVNDINHALVIPSSIFKSKKSKLIINDENVKWLILTHDTQGNFIFYNPINAQVIFKFKENRALINESNVNKFILIKNKLHVFREDSSLLIYHLPYFKLIKNYACKIEGIFEMLLLSSVARGEQPHDESPSGEDELALEEEANGSLNKNHFVVLIGDSIIRILNFEENLIQQILLIGHEDVVSCIKLSEKNQLLFSGSNDKNIFVWSLRTNHCIYILQDNLYTINSIDVNVKNFPRVVLVSVCEDSSLKVWNFSVNSDAIEDGRERKKRKIDEFFEDKETIQSNLTIYPHKVTINDVAISHNSKIVATCSKDKTIKLFEAANLKLIKTLEGHKKPVQNIQFSKADHILYSNAYDGLRIWSLTNMECIKSIQSLDFNLTKILILNDNCMINAFSNGNISIVNIKNCEKVSTVNYHKDKIFCLQKCGKDTIASASLNGEFLFLKNVSAKVCTENMLQKRKQLLYENQLENLLSENKTNESLLMCLKLNKKFKFKTVIEMYLNGYTFSILHLLKKFEYEYGIRKITQGERDNPGFVSAENETKGGNSINDTSNGGEKDNHRGKNTNGTSKGNLFNDDLIVGSIHNYLENADVLQSYIYKELSEMIPTGSNKSVACEKGEPQHNEIGRKHNEGNDCEHDNPYQDENFVLFLKRMKNKNEHSYFLYLNKLMEFISFFIVNHRYAYIANFLLHSVITYIDYADICKINDYKRFFEIYNSYAPRHKNRYLHSLQKSKCFELININYYNGDIKMMG; via the exons ATGTCGATCGTTACAAATGTCGATATTGAGAAGAAGTTCTTTGACTTCTACGAGGGGgacaaaaatgttttttattcAAAGGAGCACGATCTGTATTTGAGTCTGTGTGGTGATAACATATACTGCTTTAAGATAAATGAATGGGGGGGCAAAAAGTACGGCAGCTTCAAATTTTACAATACTATGCACCCTACGTGCGTTCTGGAATCCTCCGTCGATATTGATGAAGTGAAAGAAACTTATCATAAGAAGTACCTCAATAGGCATTGCATATCTTTGTTCAGTTCTATAAGACTTATGTACTATGCTGATGGAAGTGTGTTTCTCTCCACGGAAGACAACAAGATACATCACTATGCTGTTCACCTGAACGATGTGGCGGCGAAGGGGGATGAACGACATGACAACAATGGCGATGCATGtggtgaagaggaagaaagtggAGACAGGGACGATATCTACTTGTACGATGAAATGGAAGAGGAGAACAAGGGTGCATACTCATATTACTACAATTGGGTTcacttaaaagaaaagaaaatttggaaaTCACAAAATCTGGTTGTAACATGTTTTGGATACTCTGATCAAGGAGGTAAACAGTTACTTGTTGGCTACATCAATGGGTTAATTAACGTTTATAATTTAAAGTCGTATAAGTTAAACTATTCCTACCGAATACACAACAGTCGAATTACCAACTTGAGAATGTACAGAAATTTTATTATCAGTTCCGATGTGACGAAGAATGTTTTCATTTACGATTTTGCCAAGGGAGAGAAGGTCGCAGCGTGCGATGATCATATGAGTGGTGTCATTGACTTTCTCTTTTTGGCAGTGCAGGGAGGGGCGGCCACGAAGGAAGGCGGCAATGAGGAAGAACCCGTCGTGGCGGAGGTGGATGAAACGAACGGGGAGGAAGTTGCGGTAGAGGAGTGTAATGATGAAGGTGTAGATGAGGATAATTGcaatgaagaggaaatagAGGAGGAGGATTGCAGTCCAGATGGAGTAGCAAAGGCTGACGAAAAGTTGATCGGGTTCATCACGGTTGGCAATGACAAAATCATGAACGTTTGGGATCTGAGCCTCCTGAATGCACAGGACGAAGAAGAATTCAACGCCCTGAAGGATCAGTACAgtaacaagaaaaaaaaaaaaaagagccgAAATAGCGCTGTAGTTTCGCTCAGCCCAATAAAGCAAATATACCTGGTGAATGACATAAACCACGCCTTGGTAATTCCGTCTAGCATCTTCAAGAGCAAGAAAAGCAAGTTAATAATAAAcgatgaaaatgtaaaatggtTAATCCTAACGCACGATACACAGGgaaacttcattttttacaacccAATAAACGCACAAgttattttcaaatttaaagaaaatagaGCATTAATTAATGAAAGTAACGTAAACAAATTTATtctcataaaaaataaattacatgTGTTTAGAGAAGATAGCTCTTTGTTAATTTATCATTTACCATATTTCAagttgataaaaaattacgcTTGCAAAATTGAGGGCATATTTGAAATGCTCCTCTTAAGTTCTGTAGCCAGGGGAGAACAACCTCATGATGAATCCCCCAGTGGTGAAGACGAATTGGCACTGGAAGAAGAAGCCAATGGTAGTCTGAACAAAAATCACTTTGTGGTTCTTATAGGAGATAGCATAATTcgaattttaaattttgagGAAAATCTCATCCAGCAAATATTACTTATAGGTCATGAAGACGTCGTGTCATGTATAAAGCTGAGCGAAAAAAACCAACTGCTATTTAGCGGATccaatgataaaaatatttttgtgtgGTCCTTAAGAACCAATCATTGCATTTACATACTTCAGGATAATTTATATACCATCAATTCTATTGATGTAAATGTAAAGAATTTCCCCAGAGTTGTCCTTGTGAGCGTGTGTGAAGATAGCAGTTTGAAGGTGTGGAATTTTAGCGTTAACTCAGATGCTATCGAAGatggaagggaaagaaagaagagaaaaattgatgaattttttgaGGATAAGGAGACGATCCAAAGTAACTTGACCATTTATCCACATAAAGTTACCATAAACGATGTGGCCATATCACACAACTCTAAG ATTGTTGCCACATGCAGCAAGGACAAAACCATCAAACTGTTCGAGGCAGCAAATCTGAAGCTCATAAAAACGCTGGAAGGGCATAAGAAGCCTGTTCAGAATATTCAGTTCTCCAAGGCGGATCACATTTTGTATAGCAATGCGTACGATGGATTGAGGATATGGAGTCTGACGAACATGGAATGCATAAAAAGCATCCAAAGTCTAGATTttaatttaacaaaaattttaattctaAATGATAATTGCATGATTAATGCATTCAGCAATGGAAATATTAGTATTGTAAACATAAAGAACTGTGAAAAAGTGTCTACTGTAAATTACCACaaggataaaatattttgcctTCAAAAGTGTGGAAAGGATACCATCGCGTCTGCATCCCTGAATGGAGAattcctctttttaaaaaacgttAGTGCAAAGGTATGTACAGAGAATATGTTGCAAAAGAGGAAACAGCTATTGTACGAAAACCAACTGGAAAATTTGCTCAgtgaaaacaaaacaaacgaATCCTTACTCATGTGTTTGAAGCtcaataaaaaatttaaattcaaAACCGTTATAGAGATGTATCTAAATGGTTATaccttctccattttgcaccttttaaaaaagtttgaGTACGAGTATGGCATAAGGAAGATAACCCAGGGGGAAAGGGATAATCCCGGTTTCGTTTCTGCGGAGAATgaaacaaaaggaggaaactCCATTAACGACACTTCTAACGGTGGGGAAAAGGATAAccataggggaaaaaacacaaaCGGCACATCAAAGGGCAACCTATTCAATGACGACCTTATCGTTGGTAGCATACACAACTATTTGGAAAATGCAGATGTTCTGCAAAGCTACATTTACAAGGAGTTGTCAGAAATGATACCTACTGGGTCTAACAAGTCGGTTGCGTGTGAAAAGGGGGAACCTCAACATAATGAGATTGGGCGAAAGCATAACGAGGGGAATGACTGCGAACATGATAATCCCTACCAGGATGAAAACTTCGTGTTGTTTTTAAAACgaatgaaaaacaaaaacgaaCACTCTTACTTCCTATACCTTAACAAGTTGATggaatttatttccttcttcatcgtGAACCACAGGTATGCCTACATTGCCAATTTCCTTCTGCACAGCGTAATTACCTACATTGACTACGCAGACATTTGCAAAATAAATGACTACAAGCGCTTTTTTGAAATATACAATAGTTACGCGCCTAGGCACAAAAACAGGTACCTCCACTCATTGCAAAAATCCAAGTGCTTTGAGTTAATTAACATTAATTATTATAACGGGGACATCAAAATGATGGGTTAA